Genomic segment of Streptomyces zhihengii:
CCTCCCTCACCCTGCGGACCGCCTTCCGCGAGGCCGAGCACCTCACCTCCACCGGCGGAGCGGGCGGCGGCACCGTCGTCGCCTCCCGCGCCGACGCCTCGGGCGGCAAACGGCTCACCGAGATCGAGCACGGCGACTGGATGGCCCTCGACCCCGTCAGCCTCAAGGGCATCTCCTCGGTGACCGTCGGCGCCGCGTCCGGAGGGCTCGGCGGCACGGTCGAGTTCCGCGCCGGATCGCCGACCGGAACCCTCCTCGGCAGCGTCCGGATACCGCCCACCGGCGGCTGGGGCGACCTCGTCTCCCCCACCACCGCGCTCACCGACCCGGGCGGGACGTTCCCGCTGTACGCGGTCTTCACCAACCCCGAGTGGTCGGACGGCAAGCAGGACCTGTTCGCCGTCGACTGGCTGCACTTCAACGGACCCGGCGTGGAGAAGCGCGCCGGCGCCGAGGTCGCCGTGACGGCACGGCCCGCCACCGGCCCCGCGCCGCTGGCCGTGCAGCTCACCGCCCGCGTCACCCTGCCGGAAGGCCGCACGGCCGCGTCCTACCACTGGGACTTCGGCGACAACACCCGGCCCGCCGGCCCGGAGGGCCCCACGGCCACCCACACCTGGCCCCGGCCCGGCGCCTACACCGCGCACCTGACCGTCACCGACGACAGGGGCGACACCACCACCAGCCATGTCCGCATCACGGTCGGTTGAGGAGACGCACATGGACCACAGCAGACGCGCGGTACTCGGCGGGGCGCTGGGGCTCGCCGCCGGGGTGCTCCCGTTCACCGGGGGCGCGGCGCACGCCGCGCCCGCCGGTGCGGCCGGCCGCCGCCGGCGGCGTATCCCGCCGTCCGGGATCGGCATGCACCTCTACACCATGCGCACCCCGCTGGCCGCGGACTTCCGCGGCACGCTCGAACAGCTCGCCGACATCGGCTACGCCACGGTCGGCGTCAGCGGCCGCCACGGCAACGACGCGGCCGCGATCCGCGCCATGCTCGACGCGACCCGGCTGCGGGCGGTGCTGGAGCACGTCGGATACGACACGGTCCGGGGCAGCGGCCTGCCCCGGGCCCTCGACGACCTCCACACCCTCGGCGCCCGCTGGATCGTCGTCCCGAGCCTGCCCGGCGCCCTGCACACACCGGCGGGCTTCCGGGAGGCGGCCCGCGAGTTCAACAAGGCTGGCCTGGCCGCACGGAACGCGGGGCTCGGTCCGCTCCTGTTCCACAACCACGGGGACGACCACAAGACCGTGGACGGGGAGGTGCTGTACGACATCCTCCTGAAGGAGACCGACCCCGAGCTCGTCGGCTTCGAACTCGACGTCTACTGGGCGGCGAAGGGGGGCGGCAGCGACCCCCAGGACCTCTTCGTCCGCCACCGCCGCCGCTTCCCGGCGCTCCACGTCAAGGACATGGCGCCCGGCGGGGGCTTCGAGGACGTCGGCTCCGGCGTCCTCGACTTCGCCGCGATGTTCGACACCGCCCGCCAGGGCGGCGTCAAACAGTGGCTCGTCGAACACGACGCCCCCGCGGACCCGTTCGCGACGGCCCGCAACAGCTACGCCTACCTGGCGGGGCTGCGGTACTAGCCCCAATGCCGTGTAGTTAGGGCTCTGGGCTGCTTGTCAAGCACACTAATGAAGTGACGGAGCTCCTGCTAGAACCGTGTCGACCAAGATCACTGTTCAGCAGGAGCTCCGTTGGCCGCCAAGTCTGTCATCTCTCGTGAAGTAGCGGTTGCGGCAGGGGCGTTTGCCCCCGGCCATCTCGGCGAGCTGACACGGATTGTCCCGTTCGAGATGGTCGATGAGGTGTTGGCAGATACCGGCAGAACCCAGCAGCGGATACGGGACCTTCCCTCGCGCGTGGTGGTGTATCTGCTGCTGGGCGGGGCATTGTTCCCGGGGCTCGGATGGCAGCAGGTGTGGCAGCGGCTGACGGCCGGCCTGGACGGACTGCCGACGGCGACTCCCACGGCCGGCGCGCTGGCCCAGGCCCGCAAGAGGCTCGGGACCCGACCGTTGCGTCACCTGTTCGACTTGCTTCGTGGACCGGCCGCGGGACTCGGGATCGCCGGAACGCGGTGGCACGGACTGCTCGTCTGCGCCATCGACGGCACGTTGATGGCAGTGCCGGACAGCCCCGCGAACCAGGCCGAGTTCACCAGGCACCGCTGCAACAATGGCGGCGCGGGATACCCCTCACTGCGGCTTCTGATCCTGGTCGCCTGCGGAACCCGAACCGTCATGGACGCGGTATTCGGTCCGGCCACCGACGGTGAGACCACCTACGCTCCACGCCTGGTCCGAAGCCTGCGGGAAGACATGATCGTCCTGCTGGACCGGAACTTCGCCGTCCAGGCCCTGATCGAAGCAGTCACCTTGAGGAGCGCACACGTCCTGGTCCGGGTGAAGGAGAACCGCAGACTGCCGGTCCTGCGACGCTTCCCCGACGGCTCCTGGCTCTCCCGGATCGGACCCGTTCCGGTCCGTGTTGTCTGCTGCGAGATCACCATCAGCACATCACAGGGACGACGCACCGGCGCATACCGGCTGGTCACAACCCTGACCGACCCCTTCACCCACCCCGCCGGCGATCTGATCGGGCTGTATCACGAGCGGTGGGAAATCGAGACCACCTATCTGGAGATCAAGTCGACGATCCTCGGCGGTCGGGTCCTTCGTGCCCGCACTCCCGCCGGTGTCGCCCAGGAAGTCTTCGCAGTGCTGGTCACCTACCAGGTCCTGCGGCTGGCGATGGCGGACGCCACCGCCAGCCGGCCCGGGACCGACCCCGACCGGGCGAGTTTCTCCATCGCCCTGAACACCGCCCGCGATCTGGTCATCCAGGCCGCAGGCGTGTTCAGTGGCGCCGTGATCGACCTCGTCGGCACCATAGGCCGCCGAATCCTGGCCGCCCTCATGCCCGACCGCCGTGTCCGCACCCGTCCACGCGTCGTGAAACGGGCCATCTCGAGATACAACGCAAGAGGCACCGTCGACCGCACCACCTACAGGGCCACGATCAGCGTCCACATCCTGACGCCCGCCCCTTGACACCGCCCACGGCACCCCTAACTACACGGCATTGGTACTAGCCCTCCGGGGGCGGGTGATCGTTTGCGCCGGGGTTGCCCGCCCCCACGGACTGCGGCGTGCGGGCCGTCGTGTGCCCGCACCCCCGCTGCGCGCGGGTGTCCTCAAGCGCCGGACGGGCTGAGGTTGCCCGGCCTGGGCCCGGCCCGTGGGGTGGGGGTCCCGGGCCCCGCGGACCGGTCCGCCCTCGGTGGGGGATCGACCCGCCTGCGGGCCGGTGGTCGCGGCACCGCGCTGCGCGCGGTGTGGTCAAGCGCCGGACGGGCTGAGGGTGCCCGGGTTCGTGGGTTGTGGCACCGTGCTGCGCACAGGTGTGGTCAAGCGCCGGAGGGGCTGAAATGCCCCCTCCGCCACGACGGACGGGCCGGTTCCCGTGGGCGGGGGCGCGGAGGGGGTGGGTGAGGGCGATAAAACGGTCGTCGCGTTAGGGACGGGCCAACCTCGGGCGAGCCTCGCCCGCACCCACCCCCGCAGCGCCCCAACGGCACCCACACCAACCGGACCCGCCCCGGGCAACCCCAGCCCGTCCGGCGCTTGAGGACACCCGCGCGCAGCGCGGGTGCGCCACGACCACCGGCCCGCAGGCCGGAACAACCCGCCCGGCACCAGGGCACCCCACGCGCAGCGCGGGTGCGCACCCACCGGCCCGCACGGGACCGGCAACCCCAACCCCATCAGCCCGGCCGGCGCTTGAGGACACCCGCGCGCAGCGGGGGTGCGCCCACCACCACCGGCCACCACGCCGGCAACCACCACCGGCCACGCGGCCGGCTACCCCCACCTCGCCTCATCCGGATCCACCCCATGTGCACGCGCGCTCGCGTCCACGATGTGGCGGAACCAGGCGGCGAGGCCGGGCCGGACCCCGTCGTAGTGGGCGGCGAACCCCGGATCCGCCTCGTACATCCGGCCGAGGCAGACCTGCATCTCCCGGGTGAGGGGGAAGTACGAGGAGAACACCTCCCGGTGCCGCTCGGCCAGCCGGTTCCCCTCCGGGCTGCCGGGCTCCACCCCGGCGTCCATCGCCTCACCGAGCGCACGGTCGAAGGCGGTCGCGGCGTCGGCGACGGCCTGCCATTCCTCCGGGCCGCGAGCGGCCGCCCGTTCGGCGTACTGCTGCCATTGCGCCGTGTCGCCGTAGAGCCGGCGGGCCTTGACGGGCCCCTCCGGGTCCCACCGGGGACCGAAGATCTCGGCCTGCTGCCCGGCGGTCAGCAGCATGCCGTGCTCGTGGGCGTCGATCATCCGGTCCAGTCCGGTGCGGAGCTGCCGGAGGCGGTCGATCCGCTCGGTCACCCGGTCGCGCTGGGCGCGGAGTGCCGTGGGCACGTCCTCGGTCGCGTCGTCCAGCACGGCGCGGATCCGCTCCAGGTCGAGGCCGAGCTCGCGGTAGACGACGACGCGGTGCAGCCGCTCGAGATCACCGGCGGTGTAGAGCCGGTATCCGGCGGCCGTGCGCAGCGAGGGGCGGGCCAGACCTGTCTCGTCCCAGTGGTGCAGGGCGCGGACCGTCACTCCGAGGAGCTTCGCGGCCCGGCCCACGGTCAGGCCGTCGGGGTCGGTGGCATCAGGCATGGTCCGCATTGTCGCCGGGTCCGTCACCGGGCGGGGTGATGCCGATGGCCGCGAGGTTCCGCGCCTCCTGGCTCGCCGGGTCGAACGGCTTCGCCGCCGTGAAGACGATCCGCGCGTTCTCGGGGGTGATCACCTCCACGTCGCGGGTGTTCCAGGGAGTGTCCCGCGGGCCGTCGACCGACTGGGGGCGCACGGCGCGGCAGGACTCGATCAGGTCGTCGATCTGGCCGAGCACGCAGGCGAAGCTGAGGCTCATCGCGGGTGCCTGCTCCGGCGTGCTCGGCGCGGCGACGAGGAGCACGTCCTGGAAGGCCCACCGGCGCAGGTGCACCAGCGTGCCGGGAATGGCGAACAACTCGAAGAACCCGAGCCCGCGGACCCAGAAGTCCACCGAGGCCGCGAGGTCGCCGGTGGGGACCGTGGCGAAGGCGGGCATCCCGTAGATGCCGCGGAACGGCTCCGGCGGCACCGCGTCCGGGCCGGGATCGGGCACGGGACTGATCTCGAACGCGTTGTAGTAGTCGCTCATGCGGTCCACCCTCCGGCCTCACGCGGCGTGAGGGTCAAGCCGGACCGTCGCGACCCCCGGCCGCCGCGCGACGCCGGCCCGACGTCCCCGCACCGCCGACCGCCCCAGGTCACTCCAGGGGTGCCGTCACCGCCCCCAGCAGCTCCCGGATCCGCGTCGTCGCGTCACGGAACTCGGGGCGCCCCATCGTCGCGGTGTAGTCGCGTTCCGCGGGGAGCCCGACCTCGATCGTCTCGGTGATCGTGCCGGGCCGCGGGCTCATGACCACGACGCGGTCCGCGAGGTAGCACGCCTCGGAGATGGAGTGGGTGACGAGCAGCACCGTGGTGCCCGTCTCCCGCCAGATCCGGTTGAGTTCGGTGTTCATCTGCTCCCGGGTGAGCGCGTCGAGCGCGCCGAAGGGCTCGTCCATGAGCAGCACGGGCGGCCTGTGCAGCAGCGCCCGGCACAGGGCGACGCGCTGTTGCATGCCGCCCGACAGCTCGTGGGGCAGCGCGTCCTCGAATCCGGTGAGTCCGGTCATCTCGATGAGTTCGTCGACGCGCCGGCGGGCGTCCTGCGCGGGCATCCGGCGCATCTCCGCCTGGAGGAGGATGTTGCGCCGGGCGGACCTCCATTCGAGGAGGGCCGCGCGCTGGAAGACGTAGCCGATGTCGTGCCGCGGGCCGCGGACGCGTTCG
This window contains:
- a CDS encoding ABC transporter ATP-binding protein, with translation MTMPGDTTTVPRPAPPGAGSVSLRDVAVRFRGKQRDVTALSGIDLDVRDGEFTAIVGPSGCGKSTLLKLVAGLLGPSSGEVLLGGERVRGPRHDIGYVFQRAALLEWRSARRNILLQAEMRRMPAQDARRRVDELIEMTGLTGFEDALPHELSGGMQQRVALCRALLHRPPVLLMDEPFGALDALTREQMNTELNRIWRETGTTVLLVTHSISEACYLADRVVVMSPRPGTITETIEVGLPAERDYTATMGRPEFRDATTRIRELLGAVTAPLE
- a CDS encoding VOC family protein, whose protein sequence is MSDYYNAFEISPVPDPGPDAVPPEPFRGIYGMPAFATVPTGDLAASVDFWVRGLGFFELFAIPGTLVHLRRWAFQDVLLVAAPSTPEQAPAMSLSFACVLGQIDDLIESCRAVRPQSVDGPRDTPWNTRDVEVITPENARIVFTAAKPFDPASQEARNLAAIGITPPGDGPGDNADHA
- a CDS encoding MerR family transcriptional regulator encodes the protein MPDATDPDGLTVGRAAKLLGVTVRALHHWDETGLARPSLRTAAGYRLYTAGDLERLHRVVVYRELGLDLERIRAVLDDATEDVPTALRAQRDRVTERIDRLRQLRTGLDRMIDAHEHGMLLTAGQQAEIFGPRWDPEGPVKARRLYGDTAQWQQYAERAAARGPEEWQAVADAATAFDRALGEAMDAGVEPGSPEGNRLAERHREVFSSYFPLTREMQVCLGRMYEADPGFAAHYDGVRPGLAAWFRHIVDASARAHGVDPDEARWG
- a CDS encoding sugar phosphate isomerase/epimerase family protein; translation: MDHSRRAVLGGALGLAAGVLPFTGGAAHAAPAGAAGRRRRRIPPSGIGMHLYTMRTPLAADFRGTLEQLADIGYATVGVSGRHGNDAAAIRAMLDATRLRAVLEHVGYDTVRGSGLPRALDDLHTLGARWIVVPSLPGALHTPAGFREAAREFNKAGLAARNAGLGPLLFHNHGDDHKTVDGEVLYDILLKETDPELVGFELDVYWAAKGGGSDPQDLFVRHRRRFPALHVKDMAPGGGFEDVGSGVLDFAAMFDTARQGGVKQWLVEHDAPADPFATARNSYAYLAGLRY
- a CDS encoding IS4 family transposase, whose translation is MAAKSVISREVAVAAGAFAPGHLGELTRIVPFEMVDEVLADTGRTQQRIRDLPSRVVVYLLLGGALFPGLGWQQVWQRLTAGLDGLPTATPTAGALAQARKRLGTRPLRHLFDLLRGPAAGLGIAGTRWHGLLVCAIDGTLMAVPDSPANQAEFTRHRCNNGGAGYPSLRLLILVACGTRTVMDAVFGPATDGETTYAPRLVRSLREDMIVLLDRNFAVQALIEAVTLRSAHVLVRVKENRRLPVLRRFPDGSWLSRIGPVPVRVVCCEITISTSQGRRTGAYRLVTTLTDPFTHPAGDLIGLYHERWEIETTYLEIKSTILGGRVLRARTPAGVAQEVFAVLVTYQVLRLAMADATASRPGTDPDRASFSIALNTARDLVIQAAGVFSGAVIDLVGTIGRRILAALMPDRRVRTRPRVVKRAISRYNARGTVDRTTYRATISVHILTPAP